Proteins encoded by one window of Myripristis murdjan chromosome 1, fMyrMur1.1, whole genome shotgun sequence:
- the smcr8b gene encoding guanine nucleotide exchange protein smcr8b gives MMIGSPDLLAFTGAGGFGEGVDDQETQPLPEELSIPPFPPSNPWHTTAKFHRDFILVAEFSEQVGPKPVLTIPDGSGVIGSFDLNHFSVRIMSVDYQASCPGPATSASPGPRLNFSEDSKVILGDSADDAFAYVHHMTLYDLEARGLVRPFCMAYVTSDQAKLTEHFSELSTCFSQAADSLKTGNRRAFATELQRKLQELEYTHLVLQREAELQRTAVGLTEVGEKDSELAAVERSILEHRDLLRQVTSYPNRKLKQPDFLPYDPADSLSDSAGLLTPELSPSPSSSSSCRSTRDLKPLEELSDAYFLSLTMEQLRDTERRLCSDRSVLHTARVTHFLSRRLTLTNFLFELWSPEDDVEEEDERETAEAELQGERGGTSGVEALPAEQPSLESFYSCVEEIPIKLEAGEVGTVTPDPEVAMEMTGSMSSGDSIEVLGTEKSYRTQHVVTGSDSRDPPAGMTDTSIRRIAAEAAVRRVRASARRANSEDSIEVLSTTESIFPDDLTAITEEEAEPQLVNDFQDEGEEEDLLTKHRQEGDMPIQEEESLKAATMGNELDSEVPFQQEEDPVDVAEALKQETIFNEAKKEEAPVIELESLRGTQENTATPLQAQEETVESAARWSDVRYRVTKPLVLPDLSVNLAPAMSLAEVSQWSPSCTPLRSLSIDEASDCTGTSPCSSEPPSLTSSLHGNPRLDKRRRRRAGLRALRFLQQNSFSQHAVFCLLSGRPLVVIGGDKNSVRKLVDALTLFLPAPGPNGNAVLPCLTTPLQLNDLLTWRLIGVHRSPSSSLSSVLHSLARYSRYLAVLDLDQRTLRCPSYSGSLVSKVADPHSICRGSTYLLHLESGLTALTNQALLYTFNPAFHQPNLSSSDDIAQRKHFLFELGFCSSENDFRIIYYLSDLIKQRHAGCGPPVLSFSYSSVHNHRNSSAT, from the exons CCAGATGGCTCTGGTGTTATTGGCTCTTTTGACCTCAATCACTTCTCTGTCCGCATCATGTCAGTGGACTACCAGGCGTCCTGCCCCGGACCGGCCACTTCTGCGTCCCCTGGCCCCCGCCTCAACTTCAGTGAGGACTCCAAAGTTATCCTGGGAGACTCAGCGGATGACGCGTTTGCATATGTTCACCACATGACCCTGTACGACCTGGAGGCTCGGGGCTTGGTGCGTCCGTTCTGCATGGCCTACGTGACGTCAGACCAGGCTAAGCTGACAGAGCATTTCTCTGAACTCTCCACATGCTTCTCTCAGGCAGCCGACAGCCTGAAGACGGGTAACAGACGAGCGTTTGCTACAGAGCTGCAGAGAAAACTGCAAGAGCTTGA GTACACACACCTGGTCCTGCAGCGGGAGGCAGAGCTTCAGAGGACCGCCGTTGGGCTCACAGAGGTGGGAGAAAAAGACAGTGAGCTTGCAGCTGTAGAGCGCTCCATCTTGGAGCACAGGGATCTCCTCCGTCAGGTCACCTCTTACCCAAACAGGAAGCTCAAACAGCCTGACTTCTTGCCCTACGACCCAGCTGACAGCCTTTCTGATTCAGCCGGTTTGCTGACCCCTGAGCTTAGTCCCTCCCCCTCTagttcctcctcctgcaggtctaCACGGGACCTCAAGCCGCTTGAAGAGCTCAGCGATGCTTACTTCCTGTCCCTAACAATGGAACAgctgagagacacagaaaggcGTCTGTGTAGTGACAGGAGTGTCCTGCACACTGCTCGGGTCACGCATTTTCTTTCCAGGAGGCTCACACTGACCAACTTCCTGTTTGAGCTCTGGAGTCCAGAGGATgatgtggaggaggaagatgagagagagacagcagaggcgGAGCTACAGGGGGAAAGAGGAGGTACAAGTGGTGTTGAGGCACTTCCTGCTGAGCAGCCAAGTCTCGAGTCTTTTTACTCCTGCGTGGAGGAGATCCCTATCAAACTTGAGGCAGGAGAAGTTGGGAcagtgacccctgaccctgaggttgccatggagatgacAGGGAGCATGAGCAGTGGTGACAGCATCGAAGTGCTTGGGACTGAGAAGTCTTATCGAACACAGCATGTTGTCACAGGATCTGACAGCAGAG ACCCTCCAGCTGGGATGACTGACACCTCTATAAGGCGCATAGCAGCAGAGGCGGCAGTAAGGCGTGTACGAGCTTCTGCGAGGCGGGCAAACAGCGAGGACAGCATTGAAGTCCTGAGTACCACTGAGTCGATCTTTCCTGATGACCTCACTGCCATCACTGAGGAAGAAGCAGAGCCTCAGCTCGTGAACGACTTCCAggatgagggggaggaggaagatctGCTGACAAAGCACAGACAAGAAGGGGATATGCCAATCCAAGAAGAGGAGTCACTGAAGGCAGCTACTATGGGAAATGAGCTGGACAGTGAAGTGCCTTTCCAGCAAGAGGAAGATCCAGTTGATGTAGCAGAGGCTTTAAAGCAAGAAACTATTTTTAATGAGGCCAAGAAAGAAGAGGCACCTGTTATCGAGCTGGAGTCTTTGAGGGGAACTCAAGAGAATACAGCCACCCCATTGCAAG CTCAAGAGGAGACGGTGGAATCTGCAGCCAGGTGGTCTGATGTTCGGTACCGTGTTACGAAGCCACTGGTGTTGCCGGATCTAAGCGTGAATCTTGCTCCTGCAATGTCCCTGGCCGAAGTGAGCCAATGGTCTCCATCTTGCACCCCCCTCAGATCGCTGAGCATAGATGAAGCGTCTGACTGCACTGGCACCTCTCCCTGCTCCTCAGAACCCCCTTCTCTGACCTCTagtctccatggcaacccccgcttagacaagaggaggagaaggagggccGGGCTCAGAGCCCTCAGGTTTCTGCAACAGAACTCATTTTCCCAGCATGCGGTGTTTTGTCTACTGAGTGGCCGACCACTGGTCGTCATTGGAGGAGACAAGAATTCGGTTAGGAAACTGGTGGACGCCCTGACCCTCTTCCTGCCTGCACCCGGTCCCAATGGAAATGCTGTGTTGCCATGTTTGACCACGCCTCTTCAACTGAACGACCTGCTCACCTGGCGACTGATAGGCGTACACAG GTCACCCTCCAGTAGTTTGTCCAGTGTGCTTCACTCTCTGGCTCGATATAGTCGCTATTTGGCTGTGCTGGACCTGGACCAGAGGACGCTGCGCTGTCCATCCTACTCAGGCTCCCTCGTTAGCAAAGTGGCCGATCCTCACTCCATCTGTAGGGGCAGCACCTACCTGCTGCACCTGGAGAGCGGCCTCACTGCGCTAACCAATCAGGCTCTACTCTACACATTTAATCCTGCTTTCCACCAGCCAAACCTATCCAGCAGCGATGATATTGCACAAAGAAAGCATTTCCTGTTTGAGCTGGGATTCTGTAGCAGTGAGAATGATTTCAGAATAATATATTACCTGTCTGACCTCATCAAACAGCGCCATGCAGGATGTGGCCCACCAGTTTTAAGTTTCTCTTATAGCTCAGTGCACAATCATAGAAATTCATCCGCAACATAA